Genomic window (Pseudomonas sp. MM211):
GGCAGCACGCGGCGACCAACGAGAAAATGACCAGGGTGGGCCGTCGGCCGATTCGGTCAGAGATGCTTGGCACCACGAATCCCCAGATTACCCAGGCGGCGCCCAGGCAACTCATGATCGCGCCCATGCTCGGCGGGCTGTAGCCACGAACACTGACGAGAAACGTCGGGGTAAAGGAGATCAGGATGACGAACCAGGTTAAAAACACACAGCTGATCAGCGTACACAGCAGGATGTTGCGACTTTTAAGTAAGGCCAGCCGATGCCCCGTGGCTTTGGCGCCGGCAACCGGTGCCGGGCGTGGTTCATCCTTGCGCACATAGCGCCAGATCAACCAGGCAATCAGCAGCCCGGGCAGCAGCGACACAATGAACGCATGCCGCCAGCCGTAGGCCTCAGCAAGAGCAATCAGCACCGGCGGGCCGATTACCGCACCCAGCAGACCCGCTGCCGACCCCTGCAATAGCCCCATGTTGAGCCCCCGGCGATGGGGCGATGAAGCCTCTACCATCAGCGATTGGGACAACGGCAGGATCGGCCCTTCGGCCAACCCCATGATGGCGCGAAACAGCAACAGGCTGAGAAAACCTGAAACCAGGCCCGAGAGTGCCGAGCACAGGGAAAACAGGATGACGGCGACAATCAGTAGTGGCTTGCGCACACCCCTGCGATCCGACCAGGCGCCCACCAGCGCACCAGAAACTGCCCAGGCCAGCGCCAGCACCGAAGACAGCATGCCCAGGTGGCTGTTGCTGAGCTGCAGTTCATCGGCCATGTACGGGAACAGGAAGGACAGCGCCAGGCGGTCGAAAAACACAAAACCAAATGTCAGGAACAGCACGCACAGCAGGGTGTTTTCATAACTGGCTTTTTTATTGTTGTGAGCCATGGTGGTTCTCCGCAATACGGGTTTTAACGGAACAGGCGATCCACAGTGTCGGCCCCGAGGCCAACCTTCTCGTAATGCTCACGGCACAGCGCAATGTAGGAGTGCACATCGAAATACCCAGTGGACTCACCTTGCTCGTCGAGCCAGATCA
Coding sequences:
- a CDS encoding MFS transporter, with translation MAHNNKKASYENTLLCVLFLTFGFVFFDRLALSFLFPYMADELQLSNSHLGMLSSVLALAWAVSGALVGAWSDRRGVRKPLLIVAVILFSLCSALSGLVSGFLSLLLFRAIMGLAEGPILPLSQSLMVEASSPHRRGLNMGLLQGSAAGLLGAVIGPPVLIALAEAYGWRHAFIVSLLPGLLIAWLIWRYVRKDEPRPAPVAGAKATGHRLALLKSRNILLCTLISCVFLTWFVILISFTPTFLVSVRGYSPPSMGAIMSCLGAAWVIWGFVVPSISDRIGRRPTLVIFSLVAACCPIALLYAPSPLVLGVLMVITYTGLGCFTLFMATIPAETVPREVMATALGMIMGVGELVGGFVAPTVAGFAADQFGLSIVMWISCGGALLSAGLSLLLKETAPTVLQRRAQALSAAQVNSL